TTAACTAATTCATAAAACTCTTTACTATCATATTTTTTATTAGAGATTGGAATTCCTAGCTTTATTTCTCTCTCTTTTTTCCTCTTTTTTATCAATTCTTGTCTTTCAATACTAGACATAGACTAAAATCATTTTTTCTTCTTTATTAATTAGATCTTTATTTGATGCCATTTTTATATCTAAAATTAATCAAATCTGAAATCACACACTCAACGAAAACTTGCATCTAATAAATTCAATACAATTGGCTGTTAAGGAAATATCATTTAGCGATTAATTATATAAGTAAGAAAACCAGTAAATGTAAGTAATTTAAATCCAATAAAGAAAGGCAAATATTTTTTGACCTTTTTACCAACAGGTAATAATTTATTTAATGAATCCACTATGTTTTGCATTTCAAATTTAAATTTTTTAGTATTCTAACTAATGTTTTTTAAAATTATCCCATTGGATATGTGTAAATTTGAAATAGTAGATATAAACTTGAAGGAATTCCTCCAATATATTCTTTTGAATGATAAGGCAAAAATGATTTCATTATTAGATTAGTTTGCTAATCCAAAAAATGGCTTCATTTTTTGTTGACAATTAGACTTCAGATTTATTATTCATAAGACCAAGTGGTAATCCTATAAATGCTGAAGTATTTAAAAAAATGAATTCTGGTGATGTAGTTTAAGAAAAGACAGAAATAACCAAAATTCACCGATCAGAATTTTTAAGTGAAAATATAGTAATGTGCATTTTTATACTAACTAGTTGCAAAATTTACTTATAAAGGAATACCTAACAATGAATTGCAAAAGTTACTTATATGTTTAAAAAAGTGGATAATGTTTGGAAAATTTATTGGATGCAAAGATCTACAGGAAATTCAGATTTATCTTTATGGGATTAGCAAAATTAATAGACCTATTAATTTTACTACTACTTTGAGGTAGCTCTTTTGTTGGTTTAATTATTTTTTTATAAAATAAATTGTATAAAAAATCACTAATACCTAATATTTATTTAATTATTTTTGACTGAGTAATTTCTTTTTCAGGAAAAATATAAACTTTAGAAAGACATACACCTATATCTAAAGCTAAAAAAGCAATTATTAACTTACTCATTTTTTAGAACTCTCAACTATTTTTTTGTAAAGTTCTTCAGTAATTGGTTGCATAATCTTAATATGACTTGATTACAAATTAATTATTTTAAGATTGGTTTCTCGTCACAAAATATACAAATCAATAATTTTTAAAGTAAGCAAAAACTATTTTTAGTATAAGTTATTCTTATAAAATATCAAAAAATACTTGGTTAGAAATAACTTAAAAAGGCCAAAAATTTCCTAAGAAATAATTTTAAATTATCTAGCTTTTTTAAGCTTAATTTCTCTTCTAATCAAGAAAGCAATAACAATAATGAACATATTGATTAAAAATACTTGCGATGGCATTAATCCAATAATTTATAAAGAAAACTAATTTTCAAAGAATTACTAGATATATAAATTTTAGAGTGCTTTGATTATCTCTCTCTTCTCCAATAATCCAAAAATAAAAGATTCCTTTTTGGAGAATCTAATGCGTACATTTTCTCATCGAATCTGACAAAAGGGTGATTAATAGATTTGATATTAATTATTAAATAATTGCTTATTGTATACCAAAAAAATATTAGAAATCTTATTTCAAGTAACAGATTCCTCTATAAGTAAGCTTTATTGCCTTCTCTTCTTGCTTTTTACAATATACGAAGGACTTTCCATTGAAATACATTTTTACCATGATGTAGCTCCTTTATTTACTCAAGTCCCCGTCCTATAGCTTGATTCGTAATGCGGTCTATCCCATGGTAGATCGGACGATTTTTGTAGTATATGCTACATCCTAGTTTTAAAGTATTTATACTTAGCAGTCAAGCATTAAGTTAAACAAAACTTCAATTTAAAATTAGATTATTTTCTCATAAAAACACTACAAAGAATAAAGAAAATATAACTACTAGTAACTCCTAATATATTAAGAAATAAATACTAGGCAAAAACAAGAATAGTAACTTTTGCTCTAGAGCCATTTTTAGTTTAGTGATAAATATAGAGCTCGCAAAGTTCCAATTTTCCATTAGGATTTAGTCCGCTGCCAAAAGTTATAAATCTGACCTGATTAATATAAAATTACTTAATTTTGATATAAATATCTTGGTTACTTGATAGATTTTTTTATGTAATTTGCTATTAAATAATTTTTAAGGTTATCTTATTAGTGACTAAATCCTCTTAGGAAAATCTTTAATTAACTTTTTTTACTGTTTACTAATGATATCAACCTGATCACATTATGGAGAATCATTAATTTCAATAAAGTTCCACCTAATTCGATAAAAAGTTTTTATTAATTTTAAATCATTTTTTATTTGAAGATTTTAATATTTAAATTCATAATTTAATTAAATTCACTAATAAAATTTAATTTAAATTAGTTAATTATCTCTATTGCCAATAACTATAAGGTTGTTAATGTGGCATTTAAAGAAGATACTTAATTTCTTAAACTGATGCAATTTGATCATTTTAATTTAAAGCAAGATGAAGGACTCATGTCAATAGAAGATTTAAGAGCTTTACGTCTTCGAAAACAGAAAATTGAAAGCGACAAAAAAGCTAGAAAGTATATCTTAGAGATAAATAAAAGATATAGAAAAATGAGAGACTACAAAAGTAATAACTTTTTTCAAAATATGAACCCTTTTAAAAAGGCAGCTTAGATTATGTAATTTTTATTTTTGAATTTGTTAGAATTTACAACTTTTAAATTAAAGTTATGAAGGTGTTTCTTTGGAAGAGTTTCACCAAGAGGGGCTTTTAAAAAGCCCCTTCTTACCTAAAAGTATTTCTTTAATTGACAGTCTTTCTAAAATTAAAAAAGTAAATCCTCTTTGACAATGAATAAAAGATTTATAGTTGCAAAGATAATAACGCTTATTATTTCTTTAATTAACTAATGAATATTTCACCTCACCTTTTAATTGATGCTTTTATACTTAGTGCAGCACTTACAATTACTCTAGTATTAAGAGCTAAAGGTAATGCTGCCAGAAAAGACAAAGAAATTAAATGATTACTAAAAAAGAAGAAAAAGAATTTAAAACACTAAATTATTTAAAATTCGGAACTTTCTGATTTATGCCAGTTTATAGCTATTGGAATTTTTTTAGTTTACCTATATTCCCCTTATATATTTATAAATAAATGACACACATTTATGGCATAGCTCTTAGTTATGGAATATTTAGTCTTTTATTACTTATTGTGTTTACTTATATTACTTTTACAATGAAACGCTAATTAAATTTTCATTTCCTCTTTAATAAAAGATTTCTTGGATAAAATTTTTTATTTGTGTAAAGGAAATCAACAAAATTCCAACCCAAAAAATATCTGAAGTTTGAAAAGATTACAAAGATAGATAGGATTGTTTAAAATTTTAGCTTATAAATTCCAATAGATTAAAAGTAAATAATTTTCAAAAAATCAATTTTTTTTAGAAGTATTTCTTATGAAATGGTTATTATTTACTAGTAAATTGAAAGTCTTTTAAAATAGAACTTTTAGTATAAATAATCAATTTTCTCTTTCTAAATAAATCTTCTTTGATTACTTTAATATATTTATAATCAGTATTTGTGCTCTTGAGATTTTCAATTATCAATTGTAAGTTAGTCCCACTGATTGAGTTTTAACTTCATGAGTACTTACAAAACGAAATACTTTAAAAAAACAAAAAAGATTAACAACACATTATGGTTGGACAAATTAATTAATCAACTTGAAAAACAAGCAAAGGGACTTTAACTATGAATACTTTTAGAAATAAACAATTCAAAAATGAATTAGATCCCAAGTATGCCTTTTATGATTGTCTTCGCAGTTGTGAAATAAAGAGCTCTTCTGAAAAATCTCTAGAAGATTGCAAAAAGAGTTGTGATAGGGAATCTTCATCAGAGGATTCATAATAACGAAATATAAGAATGGGACTTACCAGGCTCCAAACATAACTCAATTAAAAAATTTTTTAAAAATTATCTAGAACAATTTGACCGGTAAATTAGTAAGCCCCTAAAAGAGCAAACATTCCATATTTTGCAGCTTTACCGATAAGCTATTCAGTTTTTTCGGTCATAAATTTTTTATCAATAAAACTAAATTCTGACAGCAAAAACTCAATAAAAGGTTTAAAAACTTTCTGAGTCATATTTTTATAAGGATTTCCGCTAGAGTTAATTAACCTTCTTCTCTGAAATTATTAATCGTCCGCTAATCAGTTATGCAATAGGGATTACTTTGTGATTTAACGCAAAAAATATTTTTGTGTAGATGAGCTCTCATACCTTTTTGATAAAAATTTTGTGTCATAAAGACACCAAAATAAATTAGTGAAGCAGTCAATATAAGAAGCTCTAATCCTGGAATGGTCATTAAAATAACCTACTTTGGGCTAGTAATTATTTAGGATCTATTCTATATAAAAATCAAGAGTGGTAATACCTAAAAATAAGAGGCATTTATTTACCCTCTTAAAGTCTTATGCACCCCGCTTTCCACAAAGTCGATGAAGTGATTTTAAACGCAAAATTATACCTACTGCAACAAAATGATTAAAGGTGGTCGTGACAACCCACAAGCAATTCTACTCGGGTAGAAATACCCTATACATTTCAAGCTGAAAGGAGGATAATGAAAGAGTAGAGATAAGGAGGTTTTATGAAACTCACTACTCCATTCACTGCTCTAAGAAATGCCACTTCAGATATATGGAGAATGGATGATTTCAATTATCAATCATCCAAAAAAGATTTAAAAGAATATTGGGATCAAGAATGTATGGCACATCCTACTAGTAGTCATTGCAAAATTTATTGTGATTAATATTTGATCTTTTTTAGGTATTCTTACGCTTGATTTTATATTTTATCCGTACTAAATCTCAGTTAATAAAAAAGGAGGAAAATTAGATGACTAATTTAAGTTTAGAGATTCTTTTTTGGACAATCTTAATTTCTTATGTTGGATTAAGGTTGAGTCAAACTTGGAATGGTTACAAGCAACAATATTAAAAGGCGGAAAAAATGAAACTACAAACACAATTCACTGTTCCCAAAAAAGATATGCGAGATCTTCAGTTCGCCAAGAAACTGGAAACTTTAGAAAAAACATTAAAAAAAGGTGTATAGATTATCCATTTGAGGAAGAGTGTTTAGTTTGTTACCACAAAGTGTCATTAAATAATTATTTTTTGCAAATAAATTCTAATCTTATTTATTAATTCACTAGCAAAGAGGTTGAATTATGGAATTAAAATTCTGCCCTGCAACCATTTTTAGAGAAACCCCCAAAGTAACTTTTTTTGATGCAGGGATATTATCATCGAACGGTTGTGATGTAGTTATGCATTCAGGAGCGGCTGTATCGCCTCCAGATCAAATTGAGGATGAGCATTACTATATGCACAATCATCAAATAGATCACAATTTAGTTATTACTGGTGAGAGGAAATTTATTTTGATAAATCCAAATTGGGACGAGCCCCATCATGTGATTTACCTAAAAAGATCTATGGGAGCACTTGAAATTCCTGCAGGAACTTATCATAGGTCAATCTCGGGTAAAGAAGGAAGCATTGTTTTGAATCAACCTATTAGGGATGAACTTTTTGATTCAAAAAAAGAATTTGTTCCGCAGAAACTAAAAACATTAAGCCTAATTAACGCTAGGAAAAGCCCCCCCGTTTATTGGATTTGGGAAAATGATCAAATCAAAAGATTAATGTTTAATCCTTTAGGTAAAAGGACTGCAAAAGCAAGCTGATATTAAAACTCAAACTAAATTCACACTTAACTTAAATAGGAACTTAATTATGAAAAAAAGAGTTATAGTTCTTGACACAAATGTTTTATTACATGATCCAGAATCAACCTTTCATTTTGCTAATGAAAATGTTGTAATTCCAATTCAAGTAGTTGAAGAAATTGATAGATTCAAGCGCGATCCTGGAGAGAAGGGTCGTAATGCGAGAAGAGTCTCTAGATTATTAGATAGTCTACGAGAGAGAGGTAATCTATCTTCGGGTGTAAAAATTACTAATAAATGTGAGGGGAAAATAAAAGTTGCATTTTGCAGAAAAGAGACCACTGATAGATTGCCTTCGGAACTAACTGATAGTAGCGGAGATAATAAGATTTTAGCTGTCGCTCTTGAAGAAAAAAATACCAAAGTCTTATCAGATTTTCCTGAAGTGGTAATTATTTCAAAAGATACAAATTTGCGAATCAAGGCAGATGCTCTTGGTCTTAAAGCAGAAGACTATACTAAAGATAAGGTTTCTTTAGATAATTTAGAAAAGGGTTTTAGGGAAATAAGTTCCAATTCGGATGAGATAAATAAGGTTCAAAAAGATAGTTTTATTTATTTGAAAGATATTAAATCAAAATTTGAACCATCTTTAGTGAGTAATGAGGGTGTAATCTTGAGAGATAATTTCAAAGAAAATCATACTTATTTAACAAGATATGATCAATCTGAAAAAAAGTTAGTAGGTTTAAATTTTTTAAAAAGATCAAATTTAGGTAAAGTAAAACCTAAGAATCTTGAACAAAGTTTTGCTTTAGATTTACTGCTAGATCCAAAGGTTCAATTAGTAAGTCTTGTTGGAAAAGCTGGAACAGGGAAAACTTTACTTGCTTTGGCAGTTGGACTACATCAAGTTGCAGATGAAAATATATACGAAAGATTATTAGTATCTCGACCACCAATTCCTTTAGGCAAAGAATTAGGCTATCTCCCAGGTAGCCTTGATGAAAAATTAGCTCCTTGGATGAAGCCAATAATTGATAATTTAGATTATTTAACAAGTCCAAAGTCAAATAAAAAGGGAGAAATCGTTAATCGAAAAGAAAGAGATATTAACTCTAAAAATTCATGGGAAGATTTAAGAGGTATGGGGCTCTTGGAAGTAGAGGCAATAAACTACATTAGGGGAAGATCGATACCACATCAATTTATTCTTATTGATGAAGCCCAAAATTTAACACCTTTAGAAGTAAAAACTATTGTTACTAGAGCTGGAGAAGGAACAAAGATTGTTTTTACCGGAGATCCAAATCAAATAGATCATCCATATCTTGATTCTGATAGTAACGGATTGACTTGGTTAGCTAAAAAATTGCATGGTCAAGCCATAATTGGGCACATAACTTTATCTCAAGGAGAAAGAAGTGATTTAGCAGAATTAGCTGCAGATCTTTTGTAGAAAAGCCTTAAAATATTGATATTGAAAAAACAAAATGGAGAACAATATGAAAGACAAATTTAAATGCAATTATGAACAAGAAAAAAGTAACGAGGTTGAATTAGTTGCTAGTAATTTAGAAGAAATTTTAAAATCTAGTACTTATAAACTTGCCCATGAAGATATTGACTTATTGAATACTGATGAAATGCGAGGGGTGAGGATGCTTCTTGAAATCACAAAGCCTGAGCAGGTAATTAAAAAAGAAAATATAATTTCAACTGTAATTGTTTTTGGAGGAGTGCACATTTCAGAAGAAATTACTTCCAAAAGAAGACTAGATGAAGCAGAAAAACTTCTTTCAAGTAATCCTAAATCAAAATCTTCAAAGATAAATATCGATAGATTAAGAAATTTGCATTCACTCTCACATTATTATTCCTCTGCTAGAGAATTATCTAAATTAATCTCGCTGGATAGTAAAACGAAAAGTCCTTATTCACATGTAATAGTTACTGGTGGCGGACCAGGGATTATGGAAGCAGCTAACAGAGGGGCGTTTGATGCTGGATGTAAATCTATTGGCTTAAATATAAGCCTACCCAATGAGCAACACCCTAATTCTTTTATAACTCCAGGATTATGTTTTAAATTTAATTATTTTGCTATGAGGAAATTTCATTTTGTCATGAGATCTACTGCCGCAGTTTTTTTCCCTGGAGGATTTGGGACTTTAGATGAATTATTTGAATTATTAACATTAAGGCAGACTGGGATGAAGAAGAATATTCCAATAATTTTGTTTGGCAGAAGTTACTGGGAAAAGGTTATTAATTTTCAATTCCTTTCTGATATGGGTTTAATTGGAGAAAATGATTTGTCTATTTTTAAATACGCTAATACGGCAAACGAGGCTTGGAATTTAATAAAAAGTTTTTCAAAAAGTTAAAAGTATTAATTTCAAATACTTCATATCAGCTCTAAATTTTCTAAAAAGGAAATTTTATGAATAATCAGTTTAAATAAAAGTTACCCAAATTTTATAAAAATTTCATTATTTTGCCAAAATCGGTTCATATGAAAACAGAAAAGTTTTAACTAATTTAAGGTAAATCTTCGTTTATCCATAAATGGAATCTCAAGGATCTACATTTTTTATTTCAACTTTTAATAATTAACAATCAATCTAAAATTTCTAGCACTTAGCTCCTTTTTATTAGCAGTAGTTGTATTCAAAACTTTTAATGCGGGACAATTATAGATGGTGATCATCCGCCTCTTGTTTGGATTTTTTTGATAACTAATCCTCTTTGATCTATTTACGGATTAATTAAAAAATACAAATAGAATGCTTAAATACTTACACTAATATTTTATATTAAATTCCTAAAAATTTATTTCTTATTCAATGTCGAAAGGATTTTGGCTCGTTACTACAACAGTTACAAATCCGAGGTTGCTGAATAGGTTGAAGCATTTCAGCCTTGGATCGAATCAGTAGGTAGCTCTATATTTGAAAATGATATAGATGCTCAAACTGTGGAAGGGGAAGGTAGTAAATTAGAATTAATTATTGAGTTCCAATCAAAGAAAGCCACAATTAATGCTTAAAAAGTTTGGGAAATCAAAAACTCAGAAAACTAAGATGGGCTAATTCAATCAAGACTAATATAACTATTATGGATCACGACGTAACTCATTAAAACTTATTTCATAAAATTATTTTATAAGAATTGTTTGAGATCCATCTTTATTATCTTTTACGGTTATTTCTTTATCTGGAAATGACTTAGATAATAATCTTTTCAATTTTGAATGTTCATAAAAAATTTTATTTTTGGAACCTTCTGAATTAACTTTACAATTTTGATCAACTTTTAATTCTCTTTCAATCTTAGTTTTGTTTTCAATTAAAGCTTTCTTTTGATATTTCAGTATTAAGTCAACCAATAATGCCTTGTTTTTTCTACTATACAAAGGGATTGACAATTTCTTTGCTTCTTGACGCAATATTCTGACTTTAAGTTTAGATAACTGATCTTTCTTGTTTTCTTCTTTATCAAGGGGATTTTTAATCATAATATTAAAAACTTCTATGGAAGATAGTATGAAATTCCTTAATAATGCAACGTATTAATTAATTATTAATAATTAAAAGTAGATATATTCTTAATAAACCAAACTTAAATAGTTTCTATTTTAGAGCTATGAAAAGTACACCAAAAATAAGTGTTGATGTTATAAAGCCAACTCCTAATAAAGCAGCAATTATGCTGGTATTTAAATAAACCTTTACCGTTGCTAGTTCATTTCCTTCTTTTTTAACCATAATAAATTTTAATTAAATAACGATCTTTTAAAATATCAATTCTTACAAAAAATTTTAAGTGTCTGATACAAATATTTATTTAGAATATAAATTCTTTAAATTGTTAAATAAAAAACCAGTTTTTTCATAAATATGAATTCTTTTTCTTCTCAATTCAATACCATAAGGATTCGTAAATATAGCCAATAAGATTCTTAGAAATCTAAGTAAATTAGTTTTTGTTGCTGGTTCCATATCAAATGACTTGTTAAGTTGGGCAAAACACTCCTGATTAATAATTTTATTTTCTAATAAGTCCCTTGAAACTTTTTTTCTTACTTCAAGAGAAAGACTACTTAAAAGAACTTGTAAACCTTTCAATGAAGATAAATCTCCGTTAATTATTTCTCTTATAATACTTTGAAATAATATCTCCCACTTATAAGGTTCTTTCTCGAACAGATATAAAGCTGGACTATCTTTATTAGCAATTGATAACCTATTCTTTTCATCCAAATCATTTTGGTCTGAATGCCAATAAGAATATAAAGGCGAAATATTTTCAAGCTTAGATAAATCAACCAAAAACTTAAAAAAAAAATTCATTAACATTATAAGTTAACAAAAAAAATATAATCATCAATAACCTTATTATTAATAATTAAATAAACAATTAAGACTTTAAGTTCTTAATAAATTGGGTATTTCTTTCAGCTGGTAAAATTATTTTACTTAGTGAAAATAGTTATATAAAAATCTAATTTTTCTAAAAATTATGCATTATTTAATTTTTTTTGGAACTAGTAATTGGGTTCCATCATATTACCTTATATATATTATCCTGATTGTTGGAGGAATATTAACAGCTGGCGTAGCTATGTCTGTTTTTTCATTCTACGAAGATCACTATTGGGGAGATGAGAATTTTAGGAATAAACTTAGATTTCATTCTTCACATAGGAGTTTCTCAAATCAAAATCCTCGGAAAGTCTGAAAAAATAATTAAAACAAAAGCTTGCCTATATACCTAAATAAAGCTCATGCAGATTTTTTGTGAATAATTATGCTGGCAATCTACAATTAAGTTCTATTATTCGTTCAGCCATTAAGCGACCAATTCTTAAAATTAATGCCATATCTACTCTTGAAAATTGTAATTGATAATTTGTAATTAAATCAAATTCAGATTAATTTATCACACCATTTTTATCTACCCTTATAAAGTGAATTCCTAAATTCAATTTTTTAGTTAGTTACTTTTTACCCTTTAGCTATCATTACTACTTGCACCAACTGCGACTAACTAATGACTTATAAAAAAGTTTATAAAATGCCATAACAGCACCGTTGCAACAACCATACTTTAACCATACTTTAACCAAACTATAAGCCATTACTGAACCTAATTACTGGCTAATTAAAAGTACATCCGAATAGCCACAAATGTGATCTAAAGAATCTTAATTTTTATACAAACTTTATAAAAATGTATAGCGATCAAAAGTCGATCTAAAATGGAGGGATATAATCCTGTTTTTTAATGGAATTATTTTTAGCCTTAGGATTACCAATAGTTTTATTAGTTGGATTAACTCTCTTTTTTATCTCAGATGGTATTCCAATCTGGGTGCACCAATTCAATAGGAATAGTTCAACTATATGGAACTTCGGTATTGTTGGAATGGGAACTATGACAGTAATAATTTACTTAGCTAAAAGATAATATGCAGGGACGATGAACCCCTTCCGAAATTATTTAATACTTAAGAAAAAGTTTCTATATAGAGAGCCTTTAATAATATGAAAAAAAGATTAGATAGTAAATGAAAAGATTTCTAATAACATTAATAGCTACTCTCGTTTTTCCTAAGGGTTTTAATACTGAATAAAAAGGACGACAGTTGGAATTTAGTAAAAGATTAGTTCCCTTTGAAGTTTTAGATATTGAATAATGCTATGAAAAGTAAGCCTTGAATCATAAGAAAGAGGTTCTCAAAATCTCCCTTAAAAAATGTTCACAACTTGTTCACTATTTTTCACATTTATAATTTACTCATAATCAATTGTTATGAATGAGCTTAACTATTATCTAATGAAGAATAAGCTTTATGATTGCAATACCCACCTTAAAATTCAATAGTAAGGAGTATAAGGAACTTCTGTTTTTAATGAATCGTCATAGTAACTGTCAGCTGACTTTATTAAGATCCAATAAAAGAAATTTAGAAATGATTTTTACATAGGAATATCTATAGATTTTCTTGATTCAAATCAAAATTTCAGATAAAGACAACAAAGAAAATACTTTTTTAAAACAAATTTAGATTTCCTTGAGTAGTTTATGATGACGAGCTATGTATGAAATGCTACTAATAATTCTCTTGTCAATCGATTTAGCATAATTGCTTATTGATCCCTCTAATTAATGAATATATATTAGACAAACAATATAAATATTAAAATCTATGAGTACTCAAAATAGTCAGAACCATAAAAGACAAGAGCAAAATAATACTGAATGGTTAGATGAATTAATCAATAAAATTGAAAATATGAAAAACAAAATATCAAGTGCTTATTAATGAATCTCATCTTCTAATATTTTAAGCACGACTTATCATTTATTTCTTTTTAATAATATAAGAATTAAGAGAAATTCTGGAGCGATTAAAATCGGAACACTCTGGAATACTTGATATTGAATAAAAAAATATTTAATCTATATATGTAAGTGGATTTAAAAATTGAGTTCTTTAACTATTACCAAGACAGCTTCAAGTGAATTGCTAAGACAATCCATATATCGTGGTACACCGGGAAAAATATTCTTATATTTACAACCTGATATACTTGATGATGGATGGATGTTTCTGAGAGTTAATATTTGTGAAAAATCAGGAATTCCCATTGCAAGAACTGATGGCTTGACTGTCTATGCTCCTGAATCTCAGAAAAGTTTATTAGATGAACTTACTATTGATCATTATCAGGATTTAACTGGAGGAGGGTTTTTAATTAGTACTCCAAAAGGCGCGATCAAAAGTTCTTGTGGTTCGGGTTTTAAATTTAATAAATAAAAACCTATTGGTAATTTTAGTTATTTCTTG
This window of the Prochlorococcus sp. MIT 1314 genome carries:
- a CDS encoding LOG family protein, translating into MKDKFKCNYEQEKSNEVELVASNLEEILKSSTYKLAHEDIDLLNTDEMRGVRMLLEITKPEQVIKKENIISTVIVFGGVHISEEITSKRRLDEAEKLLSSNPKSKSSKINIDRLRNLHSLSHYYSSARELSKLISLDSKTKSPYSHVIVTGGGPGIMEAANRGAFDAGCKSIGLNISLPNEQHPNSFITPGLCFKFNYFAMRKFHFVMRSTAAVFFPGGFGTLDELFELLTLRQTGMKKNIPIILFGRSYWEKVINFQFLSDMGLIGENDLSIFKYANTANEAWNLIKSFSKS
- a CDS encoding PhoH family protein; protein product: MKKRVIVLDTNVLLHDPESTFHFANENVVIPIQVVEEIDRFKRDPGEKGRNARRVSRLLDSLRERGNLSSGVKITNKCEGKIKVAFCRKETTDRLPSELTDSSGDNKILAVALEEKNTKVLSDFPEVVIISKDTNLRIKADALGLKAEDYTKDKVSLDNLEKGFREISSNSDEINKVQKDSFIYLKDIKSKFEPSLVSNEGVILRDNFKENHTYLTRYDQSEKKLVGLNFLKRSNLGKVKPKNLEQSFALDLLLDPKVQLVSLVGKAGTGKTLLALAVGLHQVADENIYERLLVSRPPIPLGKELGYLPGSLDEKLAPWMKPIIDNLDYLTSPKSNKKGEIVNRKERDINSKNSWEDLRGMGLLEVEAINYIRGRSIPHQFILIDEAQNLTPLEVKTIVTRAGEGTKIVFTGDPNQIDHPYLDSDSNGLTWLAKKLHGQAIIGHITLSQGERSDLAELAADLL
- a CDS encoding hemagglutinin, with the translated sequence MELKFCPATIFRETPKVTFFDAGILSSNGCDVVMHSGAAVSPPDQIEDEHYYMHNHQIDHNLVITGERKFILINPNWDEPHHVIYLKRSMGALEIPAGTYHRSISGKEGSIVLNQPIRDELFDSKKEFVPQKLKTLSLINARKSPPVYWIWENDQIKRLMFNPLGKRTAKAS
- a CDS encoding 3-phosphoshikimate 1-carboxyvinyltransferase; protein product: MSSIERQELIKKRKKEREIKLGIPISNKKYDSKEFYELVKITNFL
- a CDS encoding AIR synthase; translated protein: MSSLTITKTASSELLRQSIYRGTPGKIFLYLQPDILDDGWMFLRVNICEKSGIPIARTDGLTVYAPESQKSLLDELTIDHYQDLTGGGFLISTPKGAIKSSCGSGFKFNK